The nucleotide window AGCACCGCGCTCGAGACGATTTTCGATCCATCGCGGATCAGGATGAAGCGCTCATCCTTGTTGCCTTTCATGGCCAGTTGCACGCGCAGGCCCACGGTGAGCCGGGAGATCTTCTGCAGCGTGGAGATGCGCTCCCTCTGCTCGCCTTCAGGGTTGGCTGCGGCCGTTGCGGCGACGGCTGCGACCGCCGCGGCGGGCGCTTCTTCGTCCTCGGCCTCGGCGCCGCCCACCAGTTCGAAGGGCTTGCCTTCCTCGGCGGCGATCTCGGCGGCGTGCTCGACCTCGTACTGCGTCTTTTCGGTGTCGCTATCGGCATTGCCAAGGTCGGCGGCCAGCTCGGCGGCGGTTTCGCCCAGTGCCGCCAACGCCTGCTTGATCCTCTCCATTTCCTCCGGCTTTACCGCGGGATTGGAAGCCAAAGCGTGGAGCACGTCCACCGACTTGCGGGCGCGCTCGCTGGCCAGCAGCATCTCCACCGCCTCGCGCGTCGGCATGGCCGCCAACTCCACCACGCGTGATTCGCGCAGTGTCGGATTCTCCAGCAGCGCCGGCACCAGCTTGGGCCGCCGGTTCTGCGGCGCGATGAAGTACTCCAGCACCTGCCACGGCGTGGCCGGGTCGCTCACCGTCGCCAGGCAGGCTTTCTCATCCCAGCCCGCCAGGGTCATGCGCGCCTGCTCGCCGAAGATGGCGTGGGAAGAGAGGAAAACAAGTATCTCGATCATCTCGGCGGGAGGTACGGAGAGCGCGCCCTTGGCGGCGGTGCGCATTACCGCCGCAGGCACCGCCGACTCGCGGATGAGGTCGATCATGCGCGCCATGGCGAAAAAAGGTCGCGCACAAAATACCACAGGTCGCTCTTGCCCACTCTACTCAGAGCGCAAAGGTTGCGCTTCTAGCGGCTCCGGCGGTCCAGGTCGTGCCCCTTGAGCCGTGAACGTCAGCGTGCGGGTCTCGTTCTCCGCTCCCAGGGGCTCGAGCATCTGTTCATTGAAAGCCAACTCGACTCCACCGGCATTACCGACCTTCAGCACGATGCTCTGGTGCGCGCGGATCACCCTTTCGCTGTCGGCGGGCAGGGTCCACTCCTCGCGCTGGCCGTCGGCGACGGCCAGCACCCAGCACTCGCGGAGGGCGTGGATGCGCAGCGTGAACGGCTCCGCCTGCGTCACTTCCTCAGGCGCCGCTGCGACGGAGGTGGGCGCAGTCGCGGCCGTTGTCGGGCTCGCGACCGGAGCCGAGGCCGGCTCTGGACGCGCCACCGCGCCATTCGAAAGCGAACTGCCGGCGGGCTCGGGCAGCCGTGCGCTGTTCCATCTCCACACCACGAATGCGGCCAGGGCCAGCACCACGACCAGCGCAGCGGCGATGACCCAGCGCGACGCTTCCGGCACCGGCCGCGCGGCCGGCTGCGGCTCGACGGGGGCCGACACAGGCGTTTCGCCGGTGGCTACCAGGAAGTCGGCCACGGCCTGCTCTTCGTCAATGCCGACATGCTTGGCATAGGCGCGCACGAATCCCTTGTTGAAAATGCCCCCCGGCAAGAGATCGAAGCGCTCGTCTTCCAAGGCGCGCAGCATGCGGATGCCGATCTTGGTAGCCGAGGCGATTTCCTCCAGGCCGATGCCGCGCATTTCGCGCTCGCGCTTCAAACGCTGACCGAAGGTGCCCATGGAGGGAGTCCGCCGGCGGAGCCACACGGCGGCAAGCCGCGGCCATCATAGGTTCGGGCATGGGCAGTGTCAATTGCGGGCGGTTTCCATGTACGCACTCGAAGAAACAAGCACGAGCTTAGAGCGCCCTACGGTTTCGCAGACGTTTCCCAGGCTGATTCCTGAGGCCCCGCGAACGCGGTGATTCCGTTGCCCGGCCCGAAAAAGAGCGCATATAATACGCGCCAGCCAAGGCACTGACGCACGGGTGTCGCGGGCGTCTCCATGACCGAGGGTACAGCCGAGAACACGGTCCAGATGGCCGAACTGGCCATCTTCCACGACGTGGCTCGCGCTCTGACTTCCTCCCTGAACCTCGACCAGGTCCTGGAAACCATCATGAAGAAGATGGCTGAGTACTTCCGGCCGGAGACCTGGTCCCTGCTGATGGTGGACGAGGTCAAGGACGAGCTCTACTTCGCCATCGCCGTAGGCGAAGTGGCGGAAACGCTGAAGACCGTCCGCCTGAAGGTGGGCGAGGGGCTGGCCGGCTGGGTAGCCAAGCACGGCGAGTCGCTCATCGTGCCCGACGTCTACAAGGACCCGCGCTTCGCCAAACGCATCGACGAGATGACCAAGTGGAAGACGCGCTCCATCATCTCCGTGCCGCTGAAGTCCAAGCAGAAAGTGCTGGGCGTCATCCAGCTCATCAACTGTGACATGGCCGCGTTCGGCGACCGCCAGCTCTTCTGCCTGCAGGCGCTCAGCGATTACGCCGCCATCGCCATCGACAACGCCCGCGCGGTGGAGAAGATCCAGGAACTGACCATCACCGACGACGTCACTGGCCTCTACAACGCCCGCCACCTGTACAAGGTGCTGGAGGCCGAGGTCTATCGCTCGGCGCGCTTCGGATACGAGTTCAGCGTCATCTTCATCGACCTGGACCACTTCAAGATGGTCAACGACACCCACGGGCACCTAGCCGGCTCCAAGCTTCTGGGCGAGGTCGGCTTCAAGGTGAAGATCCACCTGCGGCTGATTGATTTCGCTTTCCGCTACGGCGGCGATGAGTTCGTCATCGTGCTGCCCCAGACCGGCAAGGAAAGCGCGCTCAACGTGGCCCGCCGCCTGCAGGACGTCTTCCGCCAAAGCCTCTTCCTTCAGGAGGACAACATGAACCTGAAGGTACGCGCTTCCATGGGCATCGCCTCATACCCTGATGACGCCAAGAGTGCTCATGAGATCATCCGTCAGGCCGACGAAATGATGTACATGGTGAAGAACACCACCCGCGACAATATTGCGGTCACGCAACTCGGATTGTTGAAGTAATTCAGCGGCAAGCAATAAGCGACAAGCCAACCCAAGTCTCGCCTGCTTCTGGCTTAAGTGCTTATCGCTTATTGCTGGTCCTTCGGCCGGCTTTTCAGCCCCGGTTCCTTGTCTTTCGCCGGCGCCTCTCCCTCCACCGGCTTCCACGCGCGGGTGCTTGCGGGGGCGTTCGGATCCATGCCGAAGTCCCACACATAGAGGTTGATCTCGTTCTCACCCAGCATCTCCACCAGCGCATATTCACCGGGCTGGAGCGGCTCGAGCGGAATGACTTTCGTCCATCCGCCGCCCATGGCCTCTGAGATCACCGGCACCTGGCGCTGCTCCTGCGACATCTTTCCGTAGAAGGTCACCTTCAGGTTGCCGACTACGCGCGAGTCTTTCTTGCGCTGTGCGCGGACGATGCGGAAGCGGTTGGTCAGAAGGCGCGCTTCGGCGGGAGAGTATTTGGGTTGGTCCTTGTTTGGATCGCCGCCGATCGCCACCGCAGCGTCGGCATCGGAATCCTCGATGTTCACGTAGATGGTGGGACGCAGCGCGTGCGCCTGCACCGCCGCCCGCGCTCCCGCCAGCTCGATGTTCTGCTTCACGCTGGCCAGCGGATTGATCGCCGCCCGCAGGATGTTCTTGCCCATCTGCCGGTTGATCTCGCCTCCCGCCTGCTCCAGTGGGATCAACTGCGGCTCGCCGTGAAAAGAATCGAACAGGAAGACTCCGCCCGTCGAAGGCAGCCGCAGCCCCGGCGCCACCTCCGGGGAGCGAGCCGCTTCCGCCGCCCGCTCGGCTTCTTCTTCCGCCGCCGCCTGCAACGTCTCCGGCGGGAGCTTGCCCTCGCTACGTTCTTTCTCGTAGCGCTCGGTCGCCGGCCAGTCCACCAGGTCAGCGGGCACTTCCTCCCACTCGAAGCGCTCGGCGCTGTAGTAGCGCACCCGCCCCTCCTTCACTTCGTACTCAGTGACGCGCTGGAAGCTGCCGTCCTTGAGGATGAGCCGCTGGGGGTGCTGCTGGGCAACGGACGGGACCAGCATCAGAAGGACCAGCAGACCGGCAGTGGCGGTCGTGGCCTGGCTTGGAATCAGTCGAAGCATGGGATCAAGGCTGACCGTTTGGTGGAGCGCCTCTCCTATTCTTAGATGCAGAAGCGGCCTTCCACAACCCCCTTCCGCGAAGGACGGAACTCTGGCATAATTGGTCGTGCACCCCTCCAGGCGGCACAACCCAATCCAACAATTCAACAGGGAGCGGAGATGTCGGCAAAGTACATCTTTGTGACGGGCGGTGTGGTGTCTTCGTTGGGCAAGGGACTGGCGGCGTCGTCCATCGGATGCCTGCTCGAAAGCCGCGGCCTCAAGGTCAACCTGCTCAAGTTCGACCCGTATCTGAACGTCGATCCGGGCACCATGTCGCCTTTCCAGCACGGCGAGGTGTTCGTCACCGACGACGGCGCCGAAACCGACCTCGACCTGGGCCACTACGAGCGCTTCACCCACGTCAAGCTGACCCGCGACAACAACTGGACCACGGGCCGCATCTACGAGCAGATCATCGCCAAGGAACGCCGCGGCGACTACCTGGGCAAGACCGTGCAGGTCATCCCCCACGTCACCAACGAGATCAAGGCGGCCATGCGCAAGGTGGCGCAGGACGTCGATATCGCCATCATCGAGATCGGCGGCACCGTCGGCGACATCGAATCGCTGCCGTTCCTGGAAGCCATCCGCCAGATGCGCCAGGACCTGGGCCGCGAGAATACGCTCTTCATCCACGTCACTCTGGTCCCCTGGATCGGCGCCGCCGGCGAACTCAAGACCAAGCCCACCCAGCACTCGGTGAAGGAACTGCTTTCCATCGGGATCCAGCCGGACATCCTGCTCTGCCGCACCGACCGTTATCTCAGCAAGGACCTCAAGTCGAAAATCGCCCTCTTCTGCAACGTGCAGGAAGACGCGGTCATCACCGCCAAGGACGTGGCTTCCATCTACGAAGTGCCGGTCGTCTTCGCCAAGGAAGAAGTGGATACGCTCGTGCTCCGCTACTTGCGCCTGGAGGCCGGCGAGCGCGACATCCGCGCCTGGGAAGAACTGCTCCACCGCGTCTACAACCCCAAGGACGAGGTCTCCATCGCCCTGGTGGGCAAGTACGTGGAGTACGAAGACTCGTACAAGTCGCTCAAGGAAGCGCTGGTCCACGGAGCCCTGGCGCACAACCTGCGCGCCAACCTGGTTTGGATCGAGGCCGAGGGACTGGAAACCAAGGATCCCAACGACCATTCCTGGGAAGCGCAGCTCGAAGGCTTCGACGGCATCCTGGTGCCGGGAGGCTTCGGCAAGCGCGGCATCGCCGGCATGCTCAACGGCATCCGCTACGCGCGCGAGAAGAAAGTTCCTTACTTCGGTATCTGCCTCGGCATGCAAACCGCCTGCATCGAGTTCGCGCGCAACGCGTGCG belongs to Terriglobales bacterium and includes:
- a CDS encoding sensor domain-containing diguanylate cyclase — encoded protein: MTEGTAENTVQMAELAIFHDVARALTSSLNLDQVLETIMKKMAEYFRPETWSLLMVDEVKDELYFAIAVGEVAETLKTVRLKVGEGLAGWVAKHGESLIVPDVYKDPRFAKRIDEMTKWKTRSIISVPLKSKQKVLGVIQLINCDMAAFGDRQLFCLQALSDYAAIAIDNARAVEKIQELTITDDVTGLYNARHLYKVLEAEVYRSARFGYEFSVIFIDLDHFKMVNDTHGHLAGSKLLGEVGFKVKIHLRLIDFAFRYGGDEFVIVLPQTGKESALNVARRLQDVFRQSLFLQEDNMNLKVRASMGIASYPDDAKSAHEIIRQADEMMYMVKNTTRDNIAVTQLGLLK
- a CDS encoding CTP synthase, with the protein product MSAKYIFVTGGVVSSLGKGLAASSIGCLLESRGLKVNLLKFDPYLNVDPGTMSPFQHGEVFVTDDGAETDLDLGHYERFTHVKLTRDNNWTTGRIYEQIIAKERRGDYLGKTVQVIPHVTNEIKAAMRKVAQDVDIAIIEIGGTVGDIESLPFLEAIRQMRQDLGRENTLFIHVTLVPWIGAAGELKTKPTQHSVKELLSIGIQPDILLCRTDRYLSKDLKSKIALFCNVQEDAVITAKDVASIYEVPVVFAKEEVDTLVLRYLRLEAGERDIRAWEELLHRVYNPKDEVSIALVGKYVEYEDSYKSLKEALVHGALAHNLRANLVWIEAEGLETKDPNDHSWEAQLEGFDGILVPGGFGKRGIAGMLNGIRYAREKKVPYFGICLGMQTACIEFARNACGLAEADSSEFNPATPHRIIYKLRELRGIDELGGTMRLGAWICKLTPGSLAHQAYGALEISERHRHRYEFNREYEALLTGAGLKITGSTPDGTYVEIVELGDHPYFLGCQFHPEFKSKPLEPHPLFTAFIKASYEDGKKRRTQKHAAEVEMFRRPEKVGKR
- a CDS encoding helix-turn-helix domain-containing protein translates to MGTFGQRLKREREMRGIGLEEIASATKIGIRMLRALEDERFDLLPGGIFNKGFVRAYAKHVGIDEEQAVADFLVATGETPVSAPVEPQPAARPVPEASRWVIAAALVVVLALAAFVVWRWNSARLPEPAGSSLSNGAVARPEPASAPVASPTTAATAPTSVAAAPEEVTQAEPFTLRIHALRECWVLAVADGQREEWTLPADSERVIRAHQSIVLKVGNAGGVELAFNEQMLEPLGAENETRTLTFTAQGARPGPPEPLEAQPLRSE